The genomic window CCGAGAAACGCGTGATGTGCCCTCCTCCTAGAACAGCGTATCGCGCACTTCCGGTTCAGGATCCGGCAGCTTAGACAGCGGCCATCCGTGCGGTTCACCCGCCTTGCGCGGGTACTTACGGGACATAAAATTCGTGAATTCCTCGTAGGCAGCCCGCTGGTCGTTGATGACCACATCTATCGGTGCCTTAGCCACGTCCGGATAGCGCTCCAAAATCTTGTCCAGCACGCGCAAAGTCATGAGGACATCACCTTCGGCGTCGTGAAATGTTTCGGCCATGACCCCATAGTGCTCGGCAAGGTTCTCGAGCCGGCGCTTGCCGCGGCGGTAGCGATCCACGTGGCGGTCGAGGAAATACGGGTCAATTACCGGATAAATGTCCCCACCGAGGCGGTCGCAAAGCGTGGCCAGCCCGT from Trueperella pyogenes includes these protein-coding regions:
- a CDS encoding exonuclease domain-containing protein; translated protein: MWTTLARAGFDTETTGVDVFNDRLVTAAIVIHDAGREQRYTWLADPGVEIPQAAAAVHGITTERAQAEGRPIVEVLDEVASILARHMAGGNPVVAYNAAYDFTLLETELARHGLATLCDRLGGDIYPVIDPYFLDRHVDRYRRGKRRLENLAEHYGVMAETFHDAEGDVLMTLRVLDKILERYPDVAKAPIDVVINDQRAAYEEFTNFMSRKYPRKAGEPHGWPLSKLPDPEPEVRDTLF